The Streptomyces armeniacus genomic interval CACCCAAGCTCTCCCATCGTGAAAGCCACGGCAGGCTTCTCAATGACTTGCTGCTCGGTGAGAGCGTCAACGTGTGGACGGTGCAGCGCGGGCGGCTGCTCGCAGGCCTCGATGTCACCGAATACGTCAGCGCTGACCTGCCGAACGGCGTCACCACCACCGTGTTCGAGCTCAACTGGCACCGGTCAGACTTCTCCGACGGGAGGCGGGCCGACCCGCCTCCCGAGGACGAGGGCGCGCGCCTTTCCCTCGACTGGGACGGCATCGTCGCCCAACTGCCGCCCCTGGACCCGCCACTCGCTTCGGCGGGCGGAAAGGACCTGGCCGTACGGCTCGACGGTCCGCACCCCGCGCCTGACATCGACTCTTACATCAACGGCCTGCTGGACATGCTGGCCGAAGAGCCCCGGCCGGAGTGGATGGACGGCCTCGATTACGGGGCGCCCTTCACTCTGTGAGACCGGCGGCGCCGGGCGGTCAGTCCCGGGTCGCGTACGTGAGGAAGCTCCGCCATGTGGCCGGGGCTATCGCCAGCTGCGGGCTCTGCGTCAGCTTGGAGTCCCGTACGTGGACGGTGGTGGGGCAGGCCGCCACCTCGACGCAGTCGCCTTGGCTGCCGCTGCTGTAGCTGGACTTGTGCCAGGAGAGGGCCACTTCGACGCAGTCGTCGCCCTGCGAGCCGCTGTAACTGCTCTTGAACCAGGTCACTTCGGACGTGCTCATAGCGCTCCTCGCATTCGCTTCAGCAGGCTCAGGGAGTCCTCGGGGGTCAGAGCCTGTGAGCGCATCTTGGCATAGCGCTGGTGGAGACGGCTGATCTCTTTTGCGTCAGTGATGAGACGGCCGTTTTCCTGGCCTTCCGAGTAGCCGAACCACCGGCGCTCCGGTGTCTCGGCCAGCTGAAGCGGCCCGTCCAGCCCGGCGTGCACCGGCTGCCGTAGCGGCATGAGCTGGAACTCCACGTTCCAGTGCCGGTCGATCACCGCCAGCAGGTGGTCGTACAGCTCCCGCGTCACCTCCTCGCCGCCCGTGTGCCGCTCCAGCACCGCCTGTTCGACGATGAAGCTGAAGGCCGAAGGCGGCTTCCGGCTTGTGGCCAGAAGCTCGTGGCGGGCGAGGCGTGCCGCGATGCGCTCGCTCATCTCCTGCTCGTCGGGCAGCGGCGGCACGCTGAACGAGACGGCGCGCGCGTAGGCCTCGGTCTGCAACAGGCCGGGTACGACCCGGCATTCGTACGTGTTGAGGCTTACCGCCTCGGCCTCCAGCCGTGCCCACTGGCGGAACCAACTCGCCAGGCCCGGCTGGCGCGACAGGTGTCGGGCCGCGCCCCGTAGCGCGCCGAACGCGTCCAGGGTCTCCTCCGCCCGTTCCACGAAGTCCGGTTGCGGGAAGCGGCGGCCCTGTTCGATCTTGGCTACCGTCTGGACCGAGTACGGCACCCGCTCCGCGAATTCCTCTTGCGTCAGGCGCGCCCGTTTGCGGAACGCCTTGAACACCTCGCCGAACGTCCTGAGACTGTCCGACACCTCCGGCTCGCCGCCGCCGCCCGGCGATCCGCCAGTGCCACCCGTACCGTCCGCCATGCGAGGACCCCTCCCTTCCCCAGCCTGCCCCGCCAACCGCGTTCACCCCGGCCATGGTTACGGGCGGTCGCCAGCCCTGTCCACCGTCCGTACTCGTACGCTGACGCAGAGTACGAGTCGCTGACCTGGTGTGCTGTGTGCGCGGGCGGCCAGTTTCGGCGCCATGACGCAACGCCCCGCACCCCACCGGCCGGTCACCGTACGTGTGTTCACGCAGCGGTTCAGTTCCACTCCGCGCGGGGCCCGCCTCGCCCGCCATCTCGCCCTGAACCAGCTGAGCGCCTGGGGCGTCCCGTACGGCTCCGGCGCCTCGGACGCCGCCGCGCTCGTCGTGGCCGAGCTGGCGGCCAACGCCGCAACCCACGGCCGCGTTCCCGGCCGTGACTTCGAGGTGCGGCTCAGCCTCGACGCGTACGCCCTGCGGATCGACGTGTCGGACGCGCGCGGCGAGCGGCGCCCCGACGGCGCCGTGACTCCCGTGGACGGAGCCGAGGGCGGTCGCGGGCTGCTGCTGGTCGAGGCGCTTGCCGACCGCTGGTGCGTCCTCGACCGGGTGCCGGTCGGCAAGACGGTACGGGCTGAACTGGACCTGTCGCGGCACCGATGAGTTCCGCCGTCGTTCACCGTCTGTATTCACACACGCGATCACCGCACCCGACAACCAACGGAGCGCATCATGCCCGCCACCTACACCTTCGACGTCTTCTCCAGCCTCGACGGCTTCGGCGCCGCCGGAGGCAACTGGACCGGCTACTGGGGCAAGCAGGGCCCCGAGCTGCTCGACCACCGCCTCGCCCTGTACGACGGGGAGCAGCGGATGGTCTTCGGGGCCAACACGTACCGGCTGTTCGCGCAGATGCTGGCCGAGAGCGCGGAGGGCGACGACGTACGCGACCCCTGGGTGACGCGGATGCGCAGCCTTCCGGCGACGGTCGTGTCGACCACGCTCGAAGGCCCCCTCGACTGGCCGGACGCGGACATCGCGAACGGCGACGCCGTCGATGTCGTCGCCCGCCTCAAGGAGGAGTCCGACGTGCCGTTGCGTTCGCACGGCAGCCTGTCGATGAACCGGGCGCTGATGACGGCGGGGCTGGTGGACCGCGTACAGGTGACGCTCTTCCCCGTGATCACCGGTC includes:
- a CDS encoding DUF397 domain-containing protein, whose translation is MSTSEVTWFKSSYSGSQGDDCVEVALSWHKSSYSSGSQGDCVEVAACPTTVHVRDSKLTQSPQLAIAPATWRSFLTYATRD
- a CDS encoding helix-turn-helix domain-containing protein, which produces MADGTGGTGGSPGGGGEPEVSDSLRTFGEVFKAFRKRARLTQEEFAERVPYSVQTVAKIEQGRRFPQPDFVERAEETLDAFGALRGAARHLSRQPGLASWFRQWARLEAEAVSLNTYECRVVPGLLQTEAYARAVSFSVPPLPDEQEMSERIAARLARHELLATSRKPPSAFSFIVEQAVLERHTGGEEVTRELYDHLLAVIDRHWNVEFQLMPLRQPVHAGLDGPLQLAETPERRWFGYSEGQENGRLITDAKEISRLHQRYAKMRSQALTPEDSLSLLKRMRGAL
- a CDS encoding ATP-binding protein; its protein translation is MTQRPAPHRPVTVRVFTQRFSSTPRGARLARHLALNQLSAWGVPYGSGASDAAALVVAELAANAATHGRVPGRDFEVRLSLDAYALRIDVSDARGERRPDGAVTPVDGAEGGRGLLLVEALADRWCVLDRVPVGKTVRAELDLSRHR
- a CDS encoding dihydrofolate reductase family protein, whose protein sequence is MPATYTFDVFSSLDGFGAAGGNWTGYWGKQGPELLDHRLALYDGEQRMVFGANTYRLFAQMLAESAEGDDVRDPWVTRMRSLPATVVSTTLEGPLDWPDADIANGDAVDVVARLKEESDVPLRSHGSLSMNRALMTAGLVDRVQVTLFPVITGQTGLDPVFRDAADFDLELTESCTLDGNIQELVYRPTLHV